The following are from one region of the Streptomyces tuirus genome:
- a CDS encoding inositol-3-phosphate synthase: MGSVRVAIVGVGNCAASLVQGVEYYKDADAASRVPGLMHVQFGDYHVSDIEFVAAFDVDAKKVGLDLADAIGASENNTIKICDVPSTGVTVQRGHTLDGLGKYYRETIEEAAEEPVDVVQVLKDKQVDVLVCYLPVGSEDAAKFYAQCAIDAKVAFVNALPVFIAGTKEWADKFTEAGVPIVGDDIKSQVGATITHRVMAKLFEDRGVVLDRTMQLNVGGNMDFKNMLERDRLESKKISKTQAVTSQIRDRELGEGNVHIGPSDYVAWLDDRKWAYVRLEGRAFGDVPLNLEYKLEVWDSPNSAGVIIDALRAAKIAKDRGIGGPILSASSYFMKSPPVQYFDDEARENVEKFIKGEVER, translated from the coding sequence ATGGGTTCGGTTCGCGTAGCCATCGTCGGTGTAGGCAACTGCGCCGCATCGCTGGTGCAGGGAGTCGAGTACTACAAGGACGCCGACGCGGCGTCCAGGGTGCCGGGCCTGATGCACGTCCAGTTCGGCGACTACCACGTCAGCGACATCGAGTTCGTCGCCGCCTTCGACGTGGACGCCAAGAAGGTCGGTCTCGACCTGGCGGACGCCATCGGCGCCTCCGAGAACAACACCATCAAGATCTGCGACGTCCCCAGCACGGGTGTCACGGTGCAGCGCGGCCACACCCTCGACGGCCTCGGCAAGTACTACCGCGAGACCATCGAGGAGGCTGCCGAGGAGCCGGTCGACGTCGTCCAGGTCCTCAAGGACAAGCAGGTCGACGTCCTGGTCTGCTACCTGCCCGTCGGCTCCGAGGACGCGGCGAAGTTCTACGCCCAGTGCGCCATCGACGCCAAGGTCGCCTTCGTCAACGCCCTTCCGGTCTTCATCGCCGGCACCAAGGAGTGGGCGGACAAGTTCACCGAGGCGGGCGTCCCGATCGTCGGTGACGACATCAAGTCCCAGGTCGGCGCCACCATCACGCACCGTGTGATGGCGAAGCTGTTCGAGGACCGGGGCGTCGTCCTGGACCGCACGATGCAGCTGAACGTCGGCGGCAACATGGACTTCAAGAACATGCTCGAGCGCGACCGTCTCGAGTCGAAGAAGATCTCCAAGACCCAGGCCGTCACCTCCCAGATCCGCGACCGCGAGCTGGGCGAGGGCAACGTTCACATCGGCCCGTCCGACTACGTCGCCTGGCTGGACGACCGCAAGTGGGCCTACGTCCGCCTCGAAGGCCGTGCCTTCGGTGACGTCCCGCTGAACCTGGAGTACAAGCTCGAGGTCTGGGACTCCCCGAACTCCGCCGGCGTCATCATCGACGCCCTGCGCGCCGCGAAGATCGCCAAGGACCGCGGCATCGGCGGTCCGATCCTCTCCGCGTCGAGCTACTTCATGAAGTCCCCGCCCGTGCAGTACTTCGACGACGAGGCCCGCGAGAACGTCGAGAAGTTCATCAAGGGTGAGGTCGAGCGCTGA
- a CDS encoding glycosyltransferase family 87 protein: protein MCGMASAESTQASVHEREPVQPTKEDEVAAAGSELIGGPLGRRALLGSSWWTPVRVIALVAIGMFALGLVQKAPCYNGAWFFGASSQYTHACYSDIPHLYQGRGFADGLVPYFDRLPGDMQYLEYPVLTGVFMEVASWLTPGSGTIQYQEQWYWMVNAGMLMVCAAVIVVCVARTHARRPWDGLLVALAPAAALTATINWDLLAVALTAAAMLMWSRGRSLAFGVLLGLATAAKLYPFLLLGPLMVLCWRAGRWREFGKALGGAIVAWAVVNGPVMLFAYEGWSKFYTFSQERGVDFGSFWLIMAQNSDDPLSTDTVNTLATLLMLVCCAAVAALALTAPRRPRFAQLAFLIVAAFILTNKVYSPQYVLWLVPLAALARPKWRDFLIWQACEVAYFLGIWLYLAYTTSGDAHKGLPTDGYHWAIGLHLLGTLYLCVMVVRDIFMPDRDPVRRSGDDDPSGGVLDGAEDVFVLGPAARSRRHVADARFDGPPVAWGKPGPTGGSL from the coding sequence ATGTGCGGCATGGCCAGTGCAGAATCGACGCAAGCGAGCGTCCATGAGCGGGAGCCGGTGCAGCCGACCAAGGAGGACGAGGTCGCCGCGGCCGGCAGCGAGCTGATCGGCGGTCCGCTCGGGCGGCGTGCCCTGCTCGGGTCGTCCTGGTGGACCCCCGTGCGGGTGATCGCGTTGGTGGCGATCGGCATGTTCGCCCTCGGCCTGGTCCAGAAGGCGCCCTGCTACAACGGCGCCTGGTTCTTCGGCGCCAGCTCCCAGTACACGCACGCGTGTTACTCGGACATCCCCCACCTCTACCAGGGGCGGGGCTTCGCTGATGGGCTCGTGCCCTACTTCGACCGGCTTCCCGGCGACATGCAGTACCTGGAGTACCCGGTGCTCACCGGCGTCTTCATGGAGGTCGCCTCCTGGCTCACGCCCGGCAGCGGCACCATCCAGTACCAGGAGCAGTGGTACTGGATGGTCAACGCCGGAATGCTCATGGTGTGTGCGGCCGTCATCGTCGTCTGCGTGGCCCGCACCCACGCCCGGCGTCCCTGGGACGGCCTGCTGGTCGCCCTGGCGCCTGCCGCGGCGCTGACGGCGACCATCAACTGGGACCTGCTCGCCGTGGCTCTGACGGCGGCGGCGATGCTGATGTGGTCACGGGGCCGCTCCCTCGCGTTCGGCGTGTTGCTGGGGCTGGCCACGGCCGCCAAGCTCTACCCCTTCCTGCTCCTCGGGCCGCTGATGGTGCTGTGCTGGCGCGCGGGCAGGTGGCGCGAGTTCGGGAAGGCCCTGGGGGGCGCGATCGTCGCCTGGGCCGTCGTGAACGGGCCGGTGATGCTCTTCGCCTACGAGGGCTGGTCGAAGTTCTACACGTTCAGCCAGGAGCGGGGCGTCGACTTCGGGTCCTTCTGGCTGATCATGGCCCAGAACTCGGACGATCCGCTCAGCACCGACACCGTCAACACACTGGCCACGCTGCTGATGCTGGTGTGCTGTGCGGCCGTCGCGGCGCTCGCACTGACCGCCCCGCGCCGCCCACGCTTCGCCCAGCTCGCCTTTCTGATCGTCGCGGCGTTCATCCTCACCAACAAGGTCTACTCGCCGCAGTACGTCCTGTGGCTGGTGCCGCTGGCCGCTCTCGCCCGGCCGAAATGGCGGGACTTCCTCATCTGGCAGGCCTGCGAGGTGGCGTACTTCCTGGGGATCTGGCTGTACCTCGCGTACACGACCAGTGGAGACGCTCACAAGGGGCTGCCCACGGACGGCTACCACTGGGCCATCGGACTGCATCTGCTCGGGACGCTGTACCTGTGCGTGATGGTCGTGCGCGACATCTTCATGCCGGATCGGGACCCGGTGCGGCGTTCCGGCGACGACGACCCCTCGGGCGGAGTGCTCGACGGCGCCGAGGACGTCTTCGTTCTCGGCCCGGCGGCTCGTTCACGGCGGCACGTTGCCGATGCCCGGTTCGACGGGCCGCCGGTCGCGTGGGGCAAGCCGGGCCCCACGGGCGGTTCGCTCTGA
- a CDS encoding alanine racemase — MALTLYVDTARWRAHHKHVQEQFPGLVPVCKGNGYGFGHERLAEEATRLGSDVLAVGTTYEAARIKDWFGGDLLVLTPYRRGEEPVPLPDRVIRSVSSIDGVYGLVGARVVIEVMSSMKRHGISEQDLAQLHAAIENVRLEGFAIHLPLDRTDGSDAVEEVIGWMDRLRAARLPLHTMFVSHLKAEELARLQQQFPQTRFRARIGTRLWLGDHDATEYRGAVLDVTHVTKGDRFGYRQQKAASDGFLVVVAGGTSHGVGLEAPKALHGVMPRAKGVARAGLATVNRNLSPFVWGGKQRWFAEPPHMQVSILFVPADAPEPKVGDELVAHLRHTTTQFDRIMDR, encoded by the coding sequence ATGGCGCTCACGCTCTACGTCGACACCGCGCGCTGGCGTGCGCACCACAAGCACGTGCAGGAGCAGTTTCCGGGCCTCGTGCCGGTCTGCAAGGGCAACGGCTACGGCTTCGGGCACGAGCGCCTGGCGGAGGAGGCCACACGGCTCGGCTCGGACGTCCTCGCCGTGGGCACCACCTACGAGGCCGCCCGGATCAAAGACTGGTTCGGCGGGGACCTGCTGGTGCTGACCCCCTACCGGCGGGGCGAGGAGCCGGTGCCGCTGCCGGACCGGGTCATCCGCTCGGTGTCGTCGATAGACGGCGTGTACGGCTTGGTCGGTGCCCGGGTGGTCATCGAGGTGATGTCCTCGATGAAGCGGCACGGCATCAGCGAGCAGGACCTGGCACAGCTGCACGCCGCCATCGAGAACGTCCGCCTGGAGGGCTTCGCCATCCACCTGCCGCTGGACCGCACCGACGGCTCGGACGCCGTCGAGGAGGTCATCGGCTGGATGGACCGGCTGCGTGCCGCCCGGCTGCCCCTGCACACCATGTTCGTCAGCCACCTCAAGGCCGAGGAACTCGCCCGGCTCCAGCAGCAGTTCCCGCAGACCCGCTTCCGGGCCCGTATCGGCACGCGGCTCTGGCTGGGGGACCACGACGCCACCGAGTACCGCGGCGCGGTCCTGGACGTCACGCATGTCACCAAGGGCGACCGTTTCGGCTACCGGCAGCAGAAGGCGGCCTCCGACGGCTTCCTGGTGGTCGTGGCGGGCGGTACGTCGCACGGAGTGGGTCTGGAGGCCCCCAAGGCACTGCACGGCGTCATGCCGCGCGCCAAGGGCGTCGCCCGCGCCGGCCTCGCGACGGTGAACCGGAACCTTTCTCCGTTCGTCTGGGGCGGCAAGCAGCGCTGGTTCGCGGAGCCGCCGCACATGCAGGTCTCGATCCTGTTCGTGCCGGCGGACGCACCCGAGCCGAAGGTCGGCGATGAGCTGGTGGCCCATCTGCGGCACACCACCACGCAGTTCGACCGGATCATGGACCGCTGA
- the rpsF gene encoding 30S ribosomal protein S6: protein MRHYEVMVILDPEVEERAVSPLIENFLSVVRDGGGKVEKVDTWGRRRLAYEIKKKPEGIYSVIDLQAEPAVVKELDRQMNLNESVLRTKVLRPETH from the coding sequence ATGCGTCACTACGAGGTGATGGTCATCCTCGACCCCGAGGTCGAGGAGCGCGCTGTCTCTCCGCTGATCGAGAACTTCCTCTCTGTCGTCCGTGACGGCGGCGGAAAGGTCGAGAAGGTCGACACCTGGGGCCGTCGTCGTCTCGCGTACGAGATCAAGAAGAAGCCCGAGGGCATCTACTCGGTCATCGACCTGCAGGCCGAGCCTGCGGTCGTCAAGGAGCTCGACCGCCAGATGAACCTGAACGAGTCGGTCCTCCGGACCAAGGTCCTCCGCCCCGAGACCCACTGA
- a CDS encoding LppU/SCO3897 family protein — translation MTTPPPQGNPFAQGQPAAAPQAPVPPQGGYPQQPGQPGFPPQGAAPYAPVPPQPSGRKLSFKTIKNIVVVIAVAGVAIGGYLASRDDANTAAVGNCMHRGSANDDNPDLEVVECSDAKAQYKVLAKIEGSYLTQTLASSKCEAEAKDFQYTYTESGDGKDFLLCLKDYKK, via the coding sequence GTGACCACTCCGCCGCCCCAGGGCAATCCATTCGCACAGGGCCAGCCCGCTGCTGCACCCCAGGCTCCGGTCCCGCCCCAGGGCGGCTACCCGCAGCAGCCCGGGCAGCCCGGCTTCCCGCCCCAGGGCGCTGCTCCGTACGCGCCGGTTCCCCCGCAGCCCTCCGGCCGCAAGCTCAGCTTCAAGACGATCAAGAACATCGTCGTCGTCATCGCCGTGGCCGGCGTGGCCATCGGCGGCTACCTGGCCAGCCGGGACGACGCCAACACGGCGGCCGTCGGCAACTGCATGCACCGCGGCAGCGCCAACGACGACAACCCGGACCTCGAGGTCGTCGAGTGCAGCGATGCGAAGGCCCAGTACAAGGTGCTGGCCAAGATCGAGGGCTCGTACCTCACGCAGACGCTGGCCTCCAGCAAGTGCGAGGCCGAGGCCAAGGACTTCCAGTACACGTACACCGAGAGCGGTGACGGCAAGGACTTCCTGCTCTGCCTGAAGGACTACAAGAAGTAG
- a CDS encoding transglycosylase domain-containing protein, whose product MPSWKLVSGLCIGFVGSLMAVAGIGYAMVGVPNEENAAALSQNNVYYWADGSQMVAAGSGQNRQNVTIDRIPKAMQWAVISAENKSFYEDKGVDPMGIARALANMARGGNTQGGSTITQQFVKNTYLSQEQSLSRKFKEMFISIKVGTKLTKGEILQGYLNTSYYGRGAYGIQAAAQAYYGKEARQLTPSECAFLAALLKGPTYYDPAGNDGIDKTATKKANTERSKERWGWILEQMHNDKRITDAEYQEAIKKYPMPQGRKASKGMTGQVGYLVDTAKKYVLNHSNISEKQFDLGGYQIKTTFQKANVEALAKAVKKVEKEKLDPKNRELDKHVQFGAASVKPKDGAIVALYGGAGYENGHFNNNADTSGVPVGSTWKPFVLAAAMEHGTYRSDGAGVSPLSKYNGNDHLKVRNNDGSYVLKKDNTPFFQENESDRPWGYISLHKAMEQSVNTPFVQLGMDVGMRNVRDVAEKSGILDASFATLNPSFALGTSTPSAIRMADAYATFAASGKQAAPYSVTSVKFNGQEIDGFDKPRITQAMPENVANNVTDTLENVIQNGTGKNALALGRTAAGKTGTTDENKSAWFVGYTQQLSTSVAMFREDPKSAKLLSMNGTAGEESIHGGDTPTQVWTEYMKAALKGKPDLGFPEAEKIGAIQDAVGAPSPKPTPSVEPSETVTESPSPTPTESPTPTPTPSNTCGFFGCENDGGTENGGNTGNGGTDGGATTEPTPTDTDLSGGNSRGNGNGGIFGGPEG is encoded by the coding sequence ATGCCGTCCTGGAAGCTCGTCTCCGGCCTGTGTATCGGCTTCGTCGGCAGCCTGATGGCCGTGGCGGGCATCGGCTACGCCATGGTGGGCGTCCCCAATGAGGAGAACGCCGCGGCCCTGTCGCAGAACAACGTCTACTACTGGGCCGACGGCAGCCAGATGGTCGCGGCGGGCAGTGGTCAGAACCGGCAGAACGTCACGATCGACCGGATCCCCAAGGCCATGCAGTGGGCGGTGATCTCGGCCGAGAACAAGAGCTTCTACGAGGACAAGGGCGTCGACCCCATGGGTATCGCCCGGGCCCTGGCGAACATGGCCCGCGGTGGCAACACGCAGGGTGGTTCGACGATCACGCAGCAGTTCGTCAAGAACACCTACCTGAGCCAGGAACAGTCGCTCAGCCGGAAGTTCAAGGAGATGTTCATCTCCATCAAGGTGGGCACCAAGCTCACCAAGGGCGAGATTCTCCAGGGATACCTCAACACGTCGTACTACGGCCGAGGCGCCTACGGCATTCAGGCCGCCGCCCAGGCCTACTACGGCAAGGAAGCCAGACAGCTCACGCCGAGCGAGTGTGCCTTCCTCGCCGCTCTCCTGAAGGGTCCGACGTACTACGACCCCGCGGGTAATGACGGCATCGACAAGACGGCGACCAAGAAGGCCAACACCGAGCGCTCCAAGGAGCGTTGGGGCTGGATCCTCGAGCAGATGCACAACGACAAGAGGATCACGGACGCGGAGTACCAGGAAGCGATCAAGAAGTACCCCATGCCCCAGGGCCGCAAGGCGTCCAAGGGCATGACCGGCCAGGTCGGCTACCTGGTGGACACGGCCAAGAAGTACGTCCTGAACCACTCCAACATCTCCGAGAAGCAGTTCGATCTGGGCGGCTACCAGATCAAGACGACCTTCCAGAAGGCCAACGTCGAGGCGCTGGCGAAGGCGGTCAAGAAGGTCGAGAAGGAGAAGCTCGACCCGAAGAACCGTGAGCTGGACAAGCACGTCCAGTTCGGCGCCGCGTCGGTGAAGCCCAAGGACGGCGCGATCGTCGCGCTCTACGGCGGTGCCGGGTACGAGAACGGCCACTTCAACAACAACGCGGACACCTCGGGTGTCCCCGTCGGTTCGACGTGGAAGCCGTTCGTGCTCGCCGCCGCGATGGAGCACGGCACGTATCGGAGCGACGGAGCCGGGGTCTCGCCGCTGAGCAAGTACAACGGCAACGACCATCTCAAGGTCAGGAACAACGACGGCAGCTATGTCCTGAAAAAGGACAACACCCCGTTCTTCCAGGAGAACGAGAGCGACCGCCCGTGGGGCTACATCTCCCTGCACAAGGCCATGGAGCAGTCGGTCAACACGCCGTTCGTGCAGCTCGGCATGGACGTGGGGATGAGGAACGTACGGGATGTGGCCGAGAAGTCCGGCATCCTGGACGCCAGCTTCGCCACGCTCAACCCGTCGTTCGCGCTCGGTACGTCGACGCCCAGTGCGATCCGTATGGCCGACGCCTACGCGACCTTCGCCGCATCGGGTAAGCAGGCCGCCCCGTACTCGGTGACCAGCGTCAAGTTCAACGGCCAGGAGATCGACGGCTTCGACAAGCCGAGGATCACGCAGGCGATGCCGGAGAACGTGGCCAACAACGTCACCGACACTCTGGAGAACGTCATCCAGAACGGTACGGGTAAGAATGCGCTGGCCCTGGGCCGTACGGCGGCCGGCAAGACCGGTACGACGGACGAGAACAAGTCCGCCTGGTTCGTCGGCTACACCCAGCAGCTGTCGACCTCGGTCGCGATGTTCCGCGAGGACCCCAAGAGCGCCAAGCTGCTCTCCATGAACGGCACGGCGGGTGAGGAGTCCATCCACGGTGGTGACACTCCCACCCAGGTGTGGACCGAGTACATGAAGGCCGCGCTCAAGGGCAAGCCCGACCTCGGCTTCCCCGAGGCCGAGAAGATCGGCGCTATTCAGGACGCGGTGGGTGCTCCGTCGCCGAAGCCGACACCCAGCGTGGAGCCCAGCGAGACCGTGACCGAGTCGCCGAGTCCGACGCCCACCGAGAGCCCGACTCCGACGCCCACGCCGAGCAACACCTGTGGGTTCTTCGGATGCGAGAACGACGGCGGGACGGAGAACGGTGGTAACACCGGCAACGGAGGCACAGACGGAGGGGCTACCACCGAGCCCACGCCAACCGATACCGACCTGAGTGGCGGCAACAGCAGAGGCAACGGCAACGGCGGCATCTTCGGAGGCCCCGAGGGATAG
- a CDS encoding PadR family transcriptional regulator — MSRRSGILEFAVLGLLRESPMHGYELRKRLNTSLGVFRAFSYGTLYPCLKTLVANGWLIEEPGTTPEEALAAPLTGRRAKIVYRLTAEGKEHFEQLLSQTGPDAYEDETFAARFAFFGQTSRDVRMRVLEGRRSRLEERLEKMSAALARTRERLDDYTLELQRHGMESVEREVRWLNELIESERAGRDLKGPATGEPASRDTTSGASGGLPRPGDDPRPDTPDDTAT; from the coding sequence ATGAGCCGGCGTTCCGGGATCCTCGAGTTCGCCGTACTCGGCCTGCTCCGCGAATCTCCGATGCACGGCTATGAGCTCCGTAAACGGCTCAACACCTCGCTGGGCGTCTTCCGTGCGTTCAGCTACGGGACGCTGTACCCCTGCCTCAAGACGCTGGTCGCAAACGGCTGGTTGATCGAGGAACCCGGGACTACCCCCGAGGAAGCCCTGGCCGCCCCCCTCACGGGGCGCCGCGCCAAGATCGTCTACCGGCTGACGGCGGAGGGTAAGGAGCACTTCGAGCAGCTGCTCTCGCAGACCGGGCCCGACGCGTACGAGGACGAAACCTTCGCAGCCCGTTTCGCCTTCTTCGGACAGACCTCACGCGATGTCCGCATGCGCGTGCTGGAAGGCCGCCGCAGCCGGCTGGAGGAGCGGCTGGAGAAGATGAGCGCGGCCCTGGCCAGGACCCGGGAGCGACTCGACGACTACACGCTCGAGCTCCAGCGCCACGGGATGGAGTCCGTGGAGCGCGAGGTGCGCTGGCTGAACGAGCTCATCGAGAGCGAGCGGGCGGGGCGGGACCTCAAGGGTCCGGCCACCGGGGAGCCCGCCTCGCGTGACACCACATCTGGAGCGTCGGGCGGCCTGCCCCGGCCGGGGGACGACCCCCGTCCGGATACGCCCGACGACACCGCCACGTGA
- the femX gene encoding peptidoglycan bridge formation glycyltransferase FemX translates to MSLTLRTISREQHLAYIQSLPSASHMQVPAWADVKAEWRSENLGWFDDRTGEMVGAGLVLYRQLPKIKRYLAYLPEGPVINWFAPNLQDWIEPMLAHLKQQGAFSVKMGPPVIIRRWEAPSIKAGIQNPDVKRLRDIEADHIEPRAFEVADKLRRMGWQQGEDGGAGFGDVQPRYVYQVPLANRSLEEVHKNFNQLWRRNIKKAEKAGVEVVQGGYQDLEEWQRLYEITAVRDHFRPRPLSYFQRMWTALNTEDPNRMRLYFARHNGVNLSAATMLIVGGHVWYSYGASDNIGREVRPSNAMQWRMLRDAYALGATVYDLRGISDSLDETDHLFGLIQFKVGTGGQAAEYLGEWDFPLNKLLHKALDIYMSRR, encoded by the coding sequence ATGAGCCTGACCCTGAGGACCATCAGTCGCGAGCAGCATCTGGCCTACATCCAGAGCCTGCCGTCGGCGAGCCACATGCAGGTCCCGGCCTGGGCTGACGTCAAGGCGGAGTGGCGCTCCGAGAACCTCGGCTGGTTCGACGACCGCACGGGCGAGATGGTCGGTGCCGGTCTGGTCCTCTACCGGCAGCTTCCCAAGATCAAGCGCTACCTCGCCTACCTGCCCGAGGGCCCGGTCATCAACTGGTTCGCGCCGAATCTGCAGGACTGGATCGAGCCGATGCTGGCGCATCTGAAGCAGCAGGGCGCCTTCTCCGTGAAGATGGGCCCGCCGGTGATCATCCGGCGCTGGGAGGCCCCCTCCATCAAGGCGGGCATCCAGAACCCGGACGTCAAGCGCCTGCGCGACATCGAGGCCGATCACATCGAGCCGCGTGCCTTCGAGGTCGCCGACAAGCTGCGCCGCATGGGCTGGCAGCAGGGCGAGGACGGCGGCGCCGGTTTCGGCGACGTCCAGCCCCGCTACGTCTACCAGGTGCCGCTGGCGAACCGCTCCCTGGAAGAGGTCCACAAGAACTTCAACCAGCTGTGGCGTCGCAACATCAAGAAGGCCGAGAAGGCCGGCGTCGAGGTCGTCCAGGGTGGCTACCAGGATCTCGAGGAGTGGCAGCGGCTGTACGAGATCACGGCCGTGCGCGACCACTTCCGGCCGCGCCCGCTGTCGTACTTCCAGCGCATGTGGACGGCCCTCAACACCGAGGACCCCAACCGGATGCGGCTGTACTTCGCCCGCCACAACGGCGTGAACCTGTCGGCCGCGACGATGCTGATCGTCGGCGGGCACGTCTGGTACTCCTACGGCGCCTCCGACAACATCGGCCGTGAGGTCCGCCCCTCGAACGCGATGCAGTGGCGGATGCTGCGCGACGCCTACGCGCTCGGCGCCACCGTCTACGACCTGCGCGGCATCTCCGACTCGCTGGACGAGACCGACCATCTCTTCGGTCTGATCCAGTTCAAGGTGGGTACCGGCGGCCAGGCGGCCGAGTACCTCGGCGAGTGGGACTTCCCGCTGAACAAGCTGCTGCACAAGGCGCTCGACATCTACATGTCGCGCCGCTGA
- a CDS encoding MFS transporter: MAVVRDLRVLLRFQGFRRLLAVRLLSQGADGVYQVALAAYVVFSPEKETSAAGVASAMAVLLLPYSLVGPFAGVLLDRWRRRQVLLYGSLLRALLALATALLILSPAPDWLFYVSALCVTAVNRFVLSGLSAALPRVVDADRLVIANSLSPTAGTLAATAGGGLAFVVRLAVADSDAAVVLVGAGLYLCAALASLSMARELLGPDRPLAREQIGTALTGTARDLAAGVRHLAAPQRREAAWALTAMSLMRFCYGALLVMLLMLCRYALTSTPGDGLALLGLALGFSGAGFFAAAVVTPWAAGRLGPSRWIVVCAGAAALLEPALGLPFATTPLLAAAFVLGLTTQGAKIATDTIVQSCVEDGFRGRVFSVYDVLFNVSFVGAAAVAAVMLPPDGQSVPLVITIAVIYAAVAMAMGRFGRQ; the protein is encoded by the coding sequence ATGGCCGTCGTCCGTGACCTGCGCGTCCTGTTGCGCTTCCAGGGCTTCCGGCGCCTGCTCGCCGTACGTCTGCTGTCCCAGGGTGCCGACGGCGTCTACCAGGTCGCGCTCGCCGCGTACGTGGTCTTCTCGCCGGAGAAGGAGACCTCGGCGGCCGGCGTCGCCTCAGCGATGGCCGTACTGCTGCTCCCGTACTCCCTCGTCGGCCCCTTCGCCGGCGTTCTGCTGGACCGCTGGAGGCGCCGTCAGGTCCTGCTGTACGGCAGCCTGCTGCGTGCCCTGCTGGCGCTGGCGACGGCCCTGCTGATCCTCAGCCCGGCTCCGGACTGGCTCTTCTACGTCTCGGCCCTGTGCGTCACGGCCGTCAACCGCTTCGTCCTGTCGGGACTTTCCGCCGCCCTGCCGCGTGTGGTCGACGCCGACCGCCTGGTCATCGCCAACTCCCTCTCCCCGACGGCCGGGACACTGGCCGCGACCGCGGGTGGCGGGCTCGCCTTCGTCGTGCGCCTGGCCGTGGCGGACTCGGACGCCGCGGTGGTCCTTGTCGGAGCCGGGCTGTATCTGTGCGCCGCGCTCGCGTCGCTGAGCATGGCTCGGGAACTCCTCGGCCCTGACCGGCCCTTGGCACGCGAGCAGATCGGGACGGCTCTCACGGGCACCGCCCGCGACCTGGCGGCGGGTGTCCGCCATCTGGCCGCGCCACAGCGCCGGGAGGCCGCCTGGGCGCTCACGGCGATGTCGCTGATGCGATTCTGCTACGGCGCCCTGCTGGTCATGCTGCTGATGCTGTGCCGGTACGCGCTGACCTCGACCCCGGGCGACGGACTCGCCCTGCTGGGGCTGGCGTTGGGCTTCTCCGGCGCCGGATTCTTCGCGGCTGCCGTGGTGACCCCCTGGGCCGCGGGGCGGCTCGGGCCGAGCCGCTGGATCGTCGTGTGCGCGGGAGCCGCGGCGCTGCTGGAGCCCGCGCTCGGACTGCCGTTCGCCACCACCCCGCTGCTGGCCGCGGCCTTCGTCCTGGGGCTCACCACCCAGGGCGCGAAGATCGCCACGGACACCATCGTCCAGTCCTGCGTCGAGGACGGCTTCCGTGGCCGGGTCTTCTCCGTTTACGACGTCCTCTTCAACGTCTCCTTCGTCGGCGCGGCCGCCGTGGCCGCCGTGATGCTGCCGCCGGACGGCCAATCCGTCCCGCTGGTGATCACGATCGCCGTTATCTACGCGGCAGTAGCTATGGCTATGGGCCGTTTTGGCCGCCAGTAA